Below is a genomic region from Vibrio mimicus.
GCAGTAACTGCCTTGCCTCAAGCATAAACAGCTCACCAGCCGGGGTTAGCTCGACCTTACGCGGTAAACGGCGAAAAAGCACCACACCCAGTTCACTCTCTATTTGGCGCACACTGTAGCTGATCGCCGAAGGCACTTTGTGCAGCACCTCTGCTGCCGCAGTAAAACTGCCTAAACGCGCTACGGCATCCAACATCTCCAAAGAGGATTTGGAAAACATCACTCACCTACCTATCAATTTTTTTGCATGATAACCGAAAAATTTGCCGTTTCTCTTCATCACAAGACAAAACTAGAATGTAACTACAGAAAAATCCTGGTTGGCGCCAACGGATACTGAAAAAAACATGTGTGAATAATTTTGATGGACATGAAAAAATGAAAGTATCTTTCTTCCAGTTGGTTTACCTTTCGGCACTCTCCATGCTCGGTTTTATTGCCACCGACATGTATCTGCCTGCGTTTAAAATGATGGAAACCGCTTTTGCGACCGGCCCTGAACAAATCGCTCTATCACTGACGGTGTTCTTAGTGGGGATGGCGCTTGGTCAATTACTGTGGGGCTTAGCTTCCGACAAATTTGGCCATCGTAATACGCTGATTGCTGGCTTACTCGTTTTTACCCTCGCCTCTGCCGGACTCGCGTTTAGCTCAACGGTATGGCAACTGCTACTGCTGCGTTTTATCCAAGCGATTGGGGTGTGCGCGCCTGCGGTCATTTGGCAGGCGATGGTGATAAAGCGTTACCCAAGCTCAGTCAGCCAACAGCTGTTTGCGACCATCATGCCACTGGTAGCGCTCTCTCCAGCACTAGCACCGCAACTGGGTGTGCTGCTGGCAGATTACTTTGGCTGGCACAGCATCTTTTTGACGTTAACCTTGATGGGTATTGTGTTGGTAGTGAGTACGGGCTTACAAACCAATGAAATTGCTGAGCCAAAAACCACTTCTATCGCGCAAGATATTAAAGGTTTACTGAAAAGCAAAACCTATCTCGGCAATGTGATGATGTTTGCTTGTGCATCGGCGGCGTTTTTTGCCTACCTGACCGGGATGCCGGAAATCATGGCGCAGCTTGGTTATCAAGCACGGGACATTGGCCTGAGCTTTATTCCACAAACCATTGCTTTCATGGTCGGTGGTTATCTAGGTAAGAAAGCGGTACAAAAATACGGTGATGAATTGGTGCTCAAGCAGTTGATTGCGCTGTTTACCCTGTCAGCAGCGATGATTTTTGTCGCCTCACAATGGACGCTCAGCTCAATTTGGCCAATCTTGGCTCCATTCTGCTTGATTGCGGTGGCTAATGGTGCCATGTATCCGATAGTGGTTAACCGTGCTTTATCCAGTGCTAAGCAAAGCCCAGCAACCGCTGCCGGACTACAAAACAGCTTACAGATCAGTGTCAGCAGTTTATCCAGTGCTCTGGTAGCGGCAATGGCCAGCCAAGCTCAGCCGGTGACAGGCATTGCGATTGTGTTGTGTACAGGCGGGTTGTGGATAGGTTACATACTCTCTAACCGTCAGTTACGTGAACAGTTCACCACCCCCGACAATGCTCGCGTGGTCAGTGACGAATAAACTGAATGTGAGTAAGACAAAAAGAGCCGCGAATGCGGCTCTTTTTTTAATCGGTTCAATTATTTCTTTTTCACCGGACGCTGCCAGCCTGAAATTTTGCGCTCTGGCGCGCGAGTGATGACTAACTCACCCTCAGCGACATTCTTCGTCAGGGTTGTACCGGCACCAATGGTCGCACCGTTACCAATGGTTACAGGCGCTACGAGCTGGCAATCAGAACCCACAAACACATCATCACCAATCACGGTTTTGTGCTTATTGGCACCATCGTAGTTACAGGTGATCACACCTGCGCCCACATTCACACCTTTACCAATCTCAGCATCACCAAGATAAGTCAGGTGATTGGCTTTTGAACCTTCACCAAGACGGGCATTTTTCATCTCAACAAAGTTGCCGACATGAGCGTCATCGCGCAGCTCTGCTCCTGGACGTAGACGAGTAAACGGCCCAACCGTACAGTTTTCACCGACCGTCGCGCCTTCAATTACGCTGTATGGGCGGATCACAGTGTTATCGTCAATCTCACAATCTTTGAGAATTGAGCCTGCGCCAATCACCACGTTGTTGCCGATCGAAACATGACCTTCGATGATCACGTTAACATCGATTTCCACATCCGAACCGCACTGCAGTGTTCCGCGCAGGTCAAAACGTGCAGGATCGCGCAGCATCACACCTTGCTCAAGCAGCTTCTTGGCCTGACGCGCTTGGAAAGCACGCTCAAGACGCGCCAATTGAATGCGATCATTAACCCCTTCCACTTCGATTGAGTGTGAAGGATGTACCGCTTCGACGGCACGGCCTTCATCATGCGCTGCCGCAATCACGTCAGTGAGATAGTATTCGCCTTGCGCGTTATTGTTGTTTAGCCCTGCCAACCAACGCTTAAGGTCACGACCAGTCGCCACCAGCACCCCAGTGTTGACTTCTTTGATCAGCTTTTGCTCTTCGCTGGCATCTTTTTGCTCAACGATCGCCACCACAGGGCCACGTTTACGTACGATACGGCCGTACCCCGTTGGGTCTTCCAGAACAACAGTCAGTAGTGCAATGCCATCGGTGGGCTGTGCTTCAAGTAAACTTTCAATAGTGTCTTCAGAAATCAGCGGTACATCCCCGTACAACACCAAGATTTTTTCATCATCTTGGAAATGTGGAGAGGCTTGATCTACGGCGTGCCCTGTTCCCAGTTGCTGCGCTTGCAAAACCCAGTTGACGTTTTCGTTCACCAGAGCTTGCTGCATCTGGTCGCCACCATGGCCATAAACCAGATGGATATTTTGCGCCCCGAGGTTATTACACGTATCAATGACGTGTTTGACCATAGGCTTACCCGCCAATGTATGCAGCACTTTCGGCATATTGGAGTGCATA
It encodes:
- the punC gene encoding purine nucleoside transporter PunC; this encodes MKVSFFQLVYLSALSMLGFIATDMYLPAFKMMETAFATGPEQIALSLTVFLVGMALGQLLWGLASDKFGHRNTLIAGLLVFTLASAGLAFSSTVWQLLLLRFIQAIGVCAPAVIWQAMVIKRYPSSVSQQLFATIMPLVALSPALAPQLGVLLADYFGWHSIFLTLTLMGIVLVVSTGLQTNEIAEPKTTSIAQDIKGLLKSKTYLGNVMMFACASAAFFAYLTGMPEIMAQLGYQARDIGLSFIPQTIAFMVGGYLGKKAVQKYGDELVLKQLIALFTLSAAMIFVASQWTLSSIWPILAPFCLIAVANGAMYPIVVNRALSSAKQSPATAAGLQNSLQISVSSLSSALVAAMASQAQPVTGIAIVLCTGGLWIGYILSNRQLREQFTTPDNARVVSDE
- the glmU gene encoding bifunctional UDP-N-acetylglucosamine diphosphorylase/glucosamine-1-phosphate N-acetyltransferase GlmU, with the protein product MKFSTVILAAGKGTRMHSNMPKVLHTLAGKPMVKHVIDTCNNLGAQNIHLVYGHGGDQMQQALVNENVNWVLQAQQLGTGHAVDQASPHFQDDEKILVLYGDVPLISEDTIESLLEAQPTDGIALLTVVLEDPTGYGRIVRKRGPVVAIVEQKDASEEQKLIKEVNTGVLVATGRDLKRWLAGLNNNNAQGEYYLTDVIAAAHDEGRAVEAVHPSHSIEVEGVNDRIQLARLERAFQARQAKKLLEQGVMLRDPARFDLRGTLQCGSDVEIDVNVIIEGHVSIGNNVVIGAGSILKDCEIDDNTVIRPYSVIEGATVGENCTVGPFTRLRPGAELRDDAHVGNFVEMKNARLGEGSKANHLTYLGDAEIGKGVNVGAGVITCNYDGANKHKTVIGDDVFVGSDCQLVAPVTIGNGATIGAGTTLTKNVAEGELVITRAPERKISGWQRPVKKK